The following proteins are encoded in a genomic region of Blastopirellula marina:
- the tig gene encoding trigger factor, with product MNSPDIENAEGSVAEADAPKKLTLDVKVDAPSSCQRHVTVTVSREDIDRYFDVAIEDMVPNAAVPGFRKGFAPKKLVEKRFRAEVKDQVKGTLLMDSMTQATEEQSFSAISEPDFNYSVIELPDEGDLTFEFDIEVRPEFDLPKWKGLKLEKPTKSFEKEDIDKHLTQVLGRYASLAPYEGAAEKDDFLVCNLIFKHDGKKIEHAEEEQIRLREKLSFQDAKWEDFGKEMTGAKAGDKKTATLTISDEAANEQMRGKEVEMEIEVLEVKRMELPEMDEAFLKQIGGFESEGDLRDYVKSDMERQLAYYQQQRLRQQITEELTKDADWDLPPELLKRQARRELERATLELRSAGFGEDDIRAHENELRQNSMASTRKALKEHFILERIAEEEKIEESQQDYDMEVMQIAMQRGESPRRVRAQLEKGGMMDVLRNQIIERKVIDLINSEATHTETDADLQQGNTAAVNILICGEGEEAAPATEKEEASDAE from the coding sequence ATGAATTCGCCTGACATTGAAAACGCCGAAGGTTCGGTTGCTGAAGCGGATGCCCCCAAGAAGTTGACGCTCGACGTTAAAGTCGACGCTCCTAGCTCTTGCCAGCGACACGTCACGGTCACTGTTTCGCGTGAGGACATCGATCGTTACTTTGACGTTGCGATCGAAGACATGGTCCCGAACGCTGCTGTTCCTGGTTTCCGTAAGGGTTTCGCCCCGAAGAAGCTGGTTGAAAAGCGTTTCCGTGCGGAAGTTAAGGACCAAGTGAAGGGCACGCTGTTGATGGACAGCATGACCCAAGCCACGGAAGAGCAATCGTTCTCGGCAATCAGCGAGCCTGATTTCAACTACTCGGTGATCGAACTGCCAGACGAAGGGGATCTGACCTTCGAATTCGATATCGAAGTCCGCCCAGAGTTCGACCTGCCGAAATGGAAGGGTCTGAAACTCGAAAAGCCGACCAAGTCGTTCGAGAAGGAAGATATCGACAAGCATCTGACACAGGTTCTTGGTCGCTACGCTTCGTTGGCCCCGTACGAAGGTGCTGCCGAAAAGGACGATTTCCTGGTCTGTAATCTGATCTTCAAGCACGACGGCAAGAAGATCGAACACGCCGAAGAAGAGCAGATTCGTCTTCGCGAAAAGCTGAGCTTCCAAGATGCGAAGTGGGAAGACTTCGGTAAGGAAATGACCGGGGCCAAGGCGGGCGATAAGAAGACCGCTACCCTAACCATCAGCGACGAAGCTGCCAACGAGCAAATGCGTGGCAAGGAAGTCGAGATGGAAATTGAAGTCCTGGAAGTGAAGCGTATGGAGCTTCCGGAAATGGACGAAGCGTTCCTGAAGCAAATCGGCGGCTTTGAAAGCGAAGGCGATTTGCGTGACTACGTGAAGTCGGACATGGAACGCCAATTGGCCTACTACCAGCAGCAACGTCTGCGTCAGCAAATCACCGAAGAGCTGACCAAGGACGCCGATTGGGATCTGCCGCCGGAGCTGCTGAAGCGACAAGCTCGCCGCGAACTGGAACGAGCCACTCTCGAACTCCGCTCGGCCGGGTTTGGTGAGGACGACATCCGTGCTCACGAAAACGAACTGCGTCAAAACAGCATGGCTTCGACTCGCAAGGCGTTGAAGGAGCACTTCATCCTCGAGCGAATTGCCGAAGAAGAGAAAATCGAAGAGTCGCAGCAAGACTACGATATGGAAGTCATGCAGATCGCCATGCAGCGTGGTGAATCGCCACGACGCGTGCGTGCCCAACTGGAAAAGGGGGGCATGATGGACGTGCTGCGTAATCAAATCATTGAACGCAAAGTGATCGACCTGATCAACAGCGAAGCGACCCACACCGAAACGGACGCCGACCTGCAGCAGGGCAACACCGCCGCGGTCAACATCCTGATCTGTGGTGAAGGGGAAGAAGCTGCCCCGGCCACCGAGAAGGAAGAAGCTTCGGACGCCGAATAG
- a CDS encoding ClpP family protease, translating to MNFDYLNAPVGPQAMAYAEYQRQRQMTLNDLLLENRIIFLQGEIYDGNANQLVMQLLYLQSENRRKQIHFYINSPGGSVTATMAIYDTMNMLSCPVATYCVGLAASGGAILLAGGAAGKRFILPHAKVMIHQPHGGVGGQVSDIEIQANEIIKTREELNKILAQHCDQPIDKIAKDVNRDFYMNAQEAKEYRIVDEILNKPPAEAGEED from the coding sequence ATGAATTTTGATTATCTCAATGCACCCGTCGGGCCCCAGGCGATGGCCTACGCCGAATACCAACGGCAGCGTCAGATGACGCTGAACGATCTCTTGCTGGAGAATCGGATTATCTTCCTGCAGGGCGAGATCTACGACGGTAACGCCAACCAACTGGTGATGCAGCTGCTGTACTTGCAGAGCGAAAACCGCCGCAAGCAGATTCACTTCTACATCAACTCGCCAGGTGGTAGTGTCACCGCAACGATGGCCATCTACGACACGATGAATATGCTCTCGTGCCCGGTCGCCACTTACTGCGTTGGTTTGGCCGCCAGCGGTGGCGCTATCTTGCTGGCCGGTGGTGCTGCTGGTAAGCGTTTCATCCTGCCGCATGCTAAAGTGATGATCCACCAACCGCATGGTGGCGTCGGCGGTCAGGTTTCGGACATCGAAATTCAAGCCAACGAAATCATCAAGACGCGCGAAGAACTGAATAAGATTCTCGCTCAACATTGCGACCAGCCGATCGATAAGATCGCCAAGGACGTCAACCGCGACTTCTACATGAACGCCCAAGAGGCTAAGGAATATCGGATCGTCGACGAGATCCTCAACAAACCGCCCGCAGAAGCAGGCGAAGAGGACTAA
- the clpP gene encoding ATP-dependent Clp endopeptidase proteolytic subunit ClpP, translated as MPLIPYVVEKSGREERVFDIYSRLLKDRIIFLGTGVNDEVANLIVAQMLFLQSEDPKADINLYVNSPGGSVSAGMAIYDTMQFVTCDVATYCIGQAASMGAVLLTAGAAGKRYALPNARVMIHQPLAGMQGTAEDILIHATEFKRIKHRMNEILLKHTGKPIDQIEADTDRDRFMSAEEAAEYGLIDKVVEHMTN; from the coding sequence ATGCCTCTGATTCCTTACGTGGTGGAAAAAAGCGGACGGGAAGAACGCGTCTTCGATATTTACAGCCGCTTGCTGAAAGACCGAATCATCTTTCTGGGCACTGGCGTCAATGATGAAGTCGCCAACCTGATCGTGGCTCAGATGCTCTTCCTGCAATCGGAAGATCCTAAGGCTGACATCAACTTATACGTCAACTCACCGGGGGGTAGCGTCAGCGCCGGGATGGCGATTTACGACACCATGCAGTTTGTGACCTGCGATGTTGCGACCTACTGCATCGGTCAGGCCGCTTCGATGGGTGCGGTGCTCCTAACGGCTGGTGCCGCTGGCAAGCGATATGCACTGCCGAACGCTCGCGTGATGATTCACCAACCGCTGGCTGGCATGCAGGGTACTGCGGAAGATATTCTGATTCACGCTACGGAATTCAAGCGGATCAAGCACCGCATGAACGAAATCCTTTTAAAGCACACCGGCAAGCCTATCGATCAAATCGAAGCCGATACCGATCGCGATCGCTTCATGAGCGCTGAAGAAGCCGCTGAGTACGGCTTGATCGACAAGGTAGTTGAGCACATGACCAACTAA
- a CDS encoding ankyrin repeat domain-containing protein, translating to MGAFVVNFHVQGSSQDRVTDVLQGIGIEGGWISGPTGRWISFWDSLASRQNTARIQEIAQPLSRQLEAPVFAFLNHDSDFICYWLYDNGKLLDEYNSCPGYFDGDTSQESAMAANCELLRKYCRAETSVEALEEILKIWTQAEAMQGITSQYVFAEERLSALAPHLEIRSEMLYTDYGDIGRDVQPEEVGALWIGQGEPSDHPGIFEMGMEDFEGMAEMGEESPAARVSTSPVHEAAMRGDLAAIERLVGEGANINETNQMFIVPPLSLAAGNASPEFLRRMVELGADVHFRGNQGVGSSPLHMAVMAGKGDNVRELIALGADVNEYDQHTGTLLHAAAMRGSKPVVKLLLELGADPTRLSPNGETPADIVRNQLKQMDEAMKMMRGMPTPPQLQEHIDGLKKLEEFLSESPNEES from the coding sequence ATGGGTGCGTTTGTTGTCAATTTTCACGTGCAGGGTTCGTCCCAAGATCGAGTCACCGATGTGCTGCAGGGGATCGGCATCGAAGGCGGCTGGATCTCTGGCCCAACTGGCCGCTGGATCAGTTTCTGGGATTCGTTAGCTTCGCGGCAAAACACGGCGCGAATTCAAGAGATCGCTCAACCTTTATCTCGCCAGTTGGAAGCACCCGTCTTTGCCTTTCTAAATCACGATAGTGACTTCATCTGTTATTGGTTGTACGACAACGGGAAGTTGCTGGATGAATACAACTCTTGTCCCGGTTACTTTGACGGCGACACGTCGCAGGAAAGTGCGATGGCTGCCAATTGCGAGCTTCTCAGAAAGTATTGTCGGGCAGAAACCTCAGTCGAGGCTTTGGAGGAGATACTCAAGATTTGGACGCAGGCTGAAGCGATGCAAGGAATTACTTCGCAATATGTCTTCGCGGAAGAGCGACTCAGTGCATTGGCCCCTCACTTAGAGATCAGATCCGAGATGCTTTACACCGATTACGGCGACATCGGGCGTGATGTTCAACCGGAAGAAGTCGGTGCGCTATGGATCGGTCAGGGCGAGCCATCGGATCACCCCGGAATCTTTGAAATGGGCATGGAAGATTTTGAGGGAATGGCGGAGATGGGCGAAGAGTCGCCAGCGGCACGCGTTTCCACTTCGCCCGTTCATGAAGCGGCCATGCGTGGAGATCTCGCGGCGATCGAACGTCTCGTTGGTGAAGGAGCGAACATCAACGAAACGAATCAGATGTTTATCGTCCCGCCGTTGTCTCTCGCCGCAGGAAATGCTTCGCCTGAGTTCCTTCGAAGGATGGTTGAGCTTGGCGCGGACGTTCATTTTCGAGGAAATCAGGGCGTTGGTAGTTCACCACTTCATATGGCCGTGATGGCCGGTAAAGGCGACAACGTTCGCGAACTGATCGCACTCGGAGCGGACGTCAATGAGTACGATCAACACACCGGTACGCTACTGCACGCTGCCGCTATGCGAGGCTCGAAGCCCGTCGTCAAGCTTCTGCTGGAACTGGGTGCCGATCCTACACGCCTAAGCCCCAACGGCGAAACGCCAGCCGACATTGTTCGTAATCAGCTCAAGCAGATGGACGAAGCGATGAAGATGATGCGCGGCATGCCTACACCTCCCCAACTTCAAGAGCATATCGATGGTCTTAAGAAGTTGGAAGAATTCCTTTCTGAAAGCCCCAACGAAGAAAGTTAA
- a CDS encoding putative signal transducing protein gives MPSPEFVKIASWHNPADAEHAKAVLNWNGIDAFIEGADLKTSLSYIGSALGDVKLIVRSEDSKRAQRLLDELSREARDPINGPWFCGECEEVIEPGFDMCWSCGQPREEVEAPFPEVADLATESDGSDPRDPANASLPESASVDETNPYAPPTVQAMFEKIEAEDEPTSQEEAEDLITQSANAAVLGILIPLFGTLYSLFLLFAALRLSWNFSSRTRYLIFQSLAVNFVVSSIWLALLWLFSLM, from the coding sequence ATGCCCTCCCCCGAATTCGTCAAGATTGCCAGCTGGCATAATCCCGCCGATGCTGAGCACGCCAAGGCCGTGCTCAATTGGAATGGCATCGACGCGTTCATCGAGGGAGCTGATCTCAAGACGAGTCTAAGCTACATCGGCTCGGCGCTGGGCGACGTGAAGCTGATTGTCCGTTCGGAAGATTCAAAGCGTGCCCAGAGGTTGCTCGACGAACTAAGTCGCGAGGCCCGTGATCCGATTAACGGACCGTGGTTTTGTGGCGAGTGTGAAGAAGTGATCGAGCCAGGCTTCGATATGTGTTGGTCGTGCGGCCAGCCACGCGAAGAAGTCGAGGCGCCATTTCCAGAAGTCGCCGATTTGGCAACCGAGTCGGATGGTTCTGACCCGCGTGATCCGGCCAATGCTTCGCTCCCAGAGTCGGCCAGCGTGGACGAGACGAACCCATACGCGCCCCCGACAGTCCAGGCAATGTTTGAGAAGATCGAAGCAGAGGACGAGCCAACTTCTCAAGAGGAAGCGGAAGATCTGATCACGCAGTCTGCGAACGCTGCTGTGTTGGGCATTCTGATTCCATTGTTTGGAACGCTCTATTCTTTGTTCCTACTCTTCGCAGCGCTGCGGCTCAGCTGGAACTTTTCTTCTAGGACACGCTATCTGATTTTTCAATCACTGGCGGTCAATTTCGTGGTCAGTTCCATTTGGTTGGCACTGCTGTGGTTGTTCTCGTTGATGTGA